A stretch of Dysidea avara chromosome 5, odDysAvar1.4, whole genome shotgun sequence DNA encodes these proteins:
- the LOC136256324 gene encoding uncharacterized protein: protein MATLGDQKCFLPICSKSGQFSTFKQKAVKKLIECAVERGDQELHNKLQSILNSHGEQASVELHKNCYCSYTSKDHIKKLVSRKRKASEADITEAPTARVRRSQVGDFQFKNHCLFCAKVCEPINPKHPDRWEKVVQCERRGIKDAAPFKDAVLQYCGDRNDEWGREVAIRCHGAYDLAAVEAQYHLRCYNEFRKPLNNSIDVILYDDEAMKLLANEMYANQKHCTWSSVELYDKYLSYGGQLERKQLFTKLVTSLGSDVVVLNIEGCASIVGFREYVSKMFKLTYVNSVDEEKEDDLVRKIKSESHSIVSSSKSYDVGDFTHDKAKQHTSVTLLRIISKLVSNGDVTKKSLSLSQSIQHCITSARNQTALGLAIQLHHKFGSRDLIDILHDHGYIVPYDEVLRFRKSAAKYVEENATTLHQMMGLTETVGSIFGWYDNFDLLVSTPNGRRETHAMATEFQMHPHNGSIKPGISALEFPRLTMQQAKSVGKNRAIPLIHYAGPKQVKPPAMLTHKMQIGIPYADVRARHTSLVAAQEADVLWLNSLSNGSEAIEWNGFNNQLSRTQGDLKPATTYMFGPLIDAPPSHPDTILTTLTYMQKSLTDMGMKHIHLTMDMQLFAVTKQVCWNQPSLFHNVIVHPGGMHIMQSFIGCIGKLMKSSGVEVYVAAAYGGLTGIFNGKSWVKAMRAFRGVSAALLKRFLSTGPKTLEQIEKYLETACLHPTGRHWVYNFLLPTLLVHQFERAEREGNVHLKQVTLERMMKYFFLAGHVQYARYLTQYLLEMRALDTEGKVDLVCRHHAGYWNAVSADQFGEQTAIKMGKGSLRGMTLSPELISEWIDAFPITVHVSQAVDTMYSSHTQEFKQKQHKEEQKHRRLLDAEDRSMIAAEVEKYPHPLEDSKIHLYNPITGQVAPTDVNVMDSFFIGEKMEQAYIATLPEGFHNPISSPIKTMSIIKKQAKGSKVRPVIDLESMFLRLLMIGQQRQIKLEHLFTYELCSVPSSLLDEHSCLRKANKSALVKRLGVLDVLPVTPETVVVDVSQLFYHTVWPHGGNLSNLIACIQSKISRYPDATEKIIVFDKYNDTSAKDHERMRRAGEVVVDYELSITSPLPKRDAILKSKNNKRRLASVLCTFSMDNNVTMETRDDGAFSHDEADVTMVSYVIQAASHGKSVIRVLSDDTDVFVLLVYWVHRAGLQCKVQMERWDGTVLDINATCADLGEKCFQLLGMHALSGCDTVSYPYGKGKISALNTLLTGNFPGLAHELGEVDATHTDLMEAAQQFFCALYRQPSGTSMENARFKLFTKKKKATKIMALPPTSANLLLHVLWAHLQVMLWKAADQQAPPDQSSDITHFGWIIQNDIPIPAIAPGAPAPPELIDLIKCSCKAQGKRCSSEACSCHKKHVPCTSYCNCSGGEDCCNPHSVRPGTSSEEDENEADDDYFESDTAIEDEEEGESGDVHDENCIIAEEDFELDML, encoded by the exons ATGGCTACATTGGGTGATCAAAAGTGCTTTCTTCCAATCTGTAGTAAGTCTGGGCAATTTAGCACTTTCAAACAAAAAGCAGTGAAGAAGCTGATAGAGTGTGCAGTGGAGCGTGGTGACCAGGAGCTTCATAACAAATTGCAGAGCATTCTAAATTCTCATGGAGAACAAGCATCAGTTGAACTCCATAAGAACTGTTATTGTTCGTATACATCAAAGGATCATATAAAGAAACTTGTGTCAAGGAAGAGGAAGGCTTCGGAAGCTGACATCACAGAGGCTCCAACAGCTAGGGTTAGAAGATCACAAGTAGGTGATTTTCAGTTCAAAAATCACTGTTTATTTTGTGCTAAAGTGTGTGAACCTATAAACCCTAAGCATCCTGATAGGTGGGAGAAAGTAGTTCAGTGTGAAAGAAGGGGTATCAAGGATGCTGCACCTTTCAAAGATGCCGTACTTCAGTATTGTGGTGACCGAAATGATGAGTGGGGTCGGGAAGTTGCTATACGCTGTCATGGTGCATATGATTTAGCTGCTGTTGAAGCTCAGTATCACCTTCGATGCTACAATGAGTTCAGAAAACCTTTGAATAATTCTATTGATGTTATTTTGTATGATGATGAAGCCATGAAGTTGCTTGCTAATGAGATGTACGCCAATCAAAAACACTGTACTTGGTCATCAGTTGAGCTGTATGACAAATATCTTAGTTATGGTGGTCAGCTAGAAAGAAAACAGTTGTTTACTAAGTTAGTAACTTCTTTAGGCAGTGATGTGGTTGTACTTAACATTGAGGGTTGTGCATCGATTGTTGGATTCCGGGAATATGTAAGTAAGATGTTTAAACTTACTTATGTTAATTCTGTTGATGAGGAGAAGGAAGATGATTTAGTGAGAAAAATTAAATCTGAGTCGCATAGCATTGTAAGTAGCAGCAAAAGCTATGATGTCGGTGATTTTACCCATGACAAAGCAAAGCAGCACACCAGTGTCACCTTGCTACGGATTATTTCAAAACTGGTCTCAAACGGTGATGTCACTAAGAAGTCCTTGAGTTTATCACAATCCATACAGCATTGTATTACTAGTGCACGCAACCAAACAGCTTTAGGCTTAGCAATTCAGCTTCATCATAAGTTTGGCAGCAGAGATTTAATTGACATATTGCATGATCATGGCTACATAGTTCCATATGATGAGGTTTTACGGTTTCGCAAGTCAGCAGCTAAGTACGTAGAGGAGAATGCTACTACATTACATCAAATGATGGGTCTCACTGAAACAGTTGGTAGTATATTTGGATGGTACGATAACTTCGATTTGCTAGTGTCAACCCCAAATGGTCGTCGTGAAACTCATGCCATGGCTACAGAGTTTCAAATGCATCCTCACAATGGCAGCATAAAACCAGGCATCAGTGCTCTTGAGTTTCCTCGACTCACAATGCAGCAGGCCAAATCTGTAGGCAAAAACAGGGCTATACCACTAATCCATTATGCTGGTCCAAAGCAGGTGAAGCCTCCAGCAATGCTCACACACAAGATGCAAATTGGAATTCCATATGCTGATGTACGTGCTCGGCATACGAGCTTGGTGGCAGCTCAAGAAGCTGATGTTCTTTGGCTGAACAGTCTGAGCAATGGAAGTGAAGCAATAGAGTGGAATGGCTTTAATAATCAGCTTTCTAGGACCCAGGGTGACCTCAAACCAGCTACCACCTACATGTTTGGCCCTCTCATTGATGCCCCACCGTCTCACCCAGATACCATCCTCACAACTCTGACTTACATGCAAAAATCTCTTACTGATATGGGGATGAAACACATTCACCTTACCATGGACATGCAGCTTTTTGCAGTTACAAAACAGGTATGCTGGAATCAACCAAGCTTGTTCCACAATGTGATAGTCCATCCTGGTGGTATGCATATCATGCAGTCCTTCATTGGCTGTATTGGAAAGCTCATGAAGAGTTCAGGTGTTGAAGTGTACGTTGCTGCAGCATATGGAGGGCTAACTG GTATCTTCAATGGAAAGTCTTGGGTGAAAGCCATGCGAGCTTTCCGTGGAGTGTCAGCCGCACTACTGAAACGATTCCTGTCAACTGGACCAAAGACACTAGAACAGATTGAGAAGTATTTGGAGACTGCTTGCCTCCATCCAACAGGACGTCACTGGGTCTACAACTTTCTTCTTCCGACACTTCTTGTCCACCAATTTGAGAGAGCAGAGAGAGAGGGCAATGTGCACTTGAAACAAGTGACACTGGAACGCATGATGAAATATTTCTTTCTTGCTGGCCATGTCCAATATGCTCGCTATCTCACTCAGTACCTTCTCGAAATGCGTGCTTTAGATACTGAGGGCAAGGTGGATCTTGTTTGTCGACATCATGCaggttactggaatgctgtCTCTGCTGATCAATTTGGAGAACAGACGGCCATCAAGATGGGAAAAGGTTCTCTCAGAGGCATGACTCTGTCTCCAGAGTTAATTTCAGAGTGGATCGATGCCTTCCCCATTACTGTTCATGTATCACAGGCTGTGGACACTATGTACTCCTCTCATACACAAGAATTTAAGCAGAAGCAGCACAAGGAGGAGCAGAAACATCGACGTCTTTTGGATGCAGAAGATCGAAGTATGATTGCAGCAGAAGTAGAGAAGTACCCTCATCCTCTAGAAGACAGCAAAATTCATTTGTACAATCCTATAACAGGCCAAGTAGCACCTACTGATGTGAATGTGATGGACTCTTTTTTCATCGGAGAGAAAATGGAGCAGGCATACATCGCCACTCTCCCAGAAGGCTTCCACAATCCTATTTCTAGTCCTATAAAGACAATGTCGATTATTAAGAAACAAGCAAAAGGCAGCAAGGTGAGGCCAGTTATTGACTTGGAAAGCATGTTTCTTCGGCTATTGATGATTGGCCAGCAGCGACAGATAAAGCTTGAGCACCTTTTTACATATGAGCTATGTTCAGTTCCTTCATCACTTCTAGATGAACACAGTTGTCTCCGCAAAGCCAACAAGTCTGCTCTAGTTAAACGTCTTGGAGTGCTTGATGTCTTACCAGTAACTCCTGAAACTGTTGTAGTGGATGTTTCGCAGCTATTTTATCACACTGTGTGGCCACATGGTGGTAATCTGTCTAATTTGATTGCTTGCATTCAAAGTAAGATTAGTCGTTATCCAGATGCTACTGAGAAAATCATTGTATTTGACAAATACAATGACACTTCTGCCAAAGATCATGAGAGAATGCGGCGTGCTGGGGAGGTGGTAGTTGACTACGAGCTCTCCATCACTAGTCCCCTTCCCAAAAGAGatgcaattctcaaaagcaagAACAACAAGCGACGGTTGGCAAGTGTGTTGTGCACCTTCAGCATGGATAACAATGTGACAATGGAAACTAGGGATGATGGTGCCTTTAGTCATGATGAAGCTGATGTCACAATGGTTTCGTATGTCATACAGGCTGCTAGCCATGGCAAGAGTGTGATTCGTGTTCTTAGTGATGACACTGATGTCTTTGTTTTATTGGTCTATTGGGTGCATCGAGCTGGACTGCAATGTAAGGTACAGATGGAAAGATGGGATGGGACAGTGCTGGACATTAATGCTACTTGTGCTGACTTGGGCGAAAAATGCTTTCAGCTCCTTGGTATGCATGCCCTAAGTGGATGTGACACAGTATCGTACCCATATGGCAAGGGTAAAATCAGTGCACTTAACACCCTGCTTACTGGAAACTTCCCAGGTTTAGCCCATGAACTTGGTGAGGTAGACGCCACCCACACTGATTTGATGGAAGCGGCTCAACAATTTTTCTGTGCTCTTTATCGTCAGCCTAGCGGGACCTCAATGGAAAATGCTCGTTTCAAACTATTTACTAAGAAGAAGAAAGCCACAAAAATCATGGCTTTACCTCCAACATCTGCCAACCTCTTGCTGCATGTTTTGTGGGCACATCTACAGGTAATGCTATGGAAAGCAGCAGACCAGCAGGCACCACCTGACCAGTCATCAGACATTACCCACTTTGGATGGATTATCCAAAATGATATTCCGATTCCTGCAATTGCTCCAGGTGCTCCAGCTCCACCTGAACTAATTGACTTAATAAAGTGTAGCTGCAAGGCACAAGGCAAGCGATGCAGTTCTGAAGCTTGCAGCTGTCACAAAAAGCATGTACCATGCACTTCCTATTGCAATTGCTCTGGTGGAGAAGACTGCTGTAATCCACACTCTGTGAGACCTGGAACAAGCAGTGAAGAAGATGAAAATGAGGCAGATGATGACTATTTTGAAAGTGACACTGCGATCGAAGATGAAGAGGAAGGAGAGTCTGGTGATGTTCATGATGAAAACTGCATAATTGCTGAAGAGGATTTTGAATTAGACATGCTCTAG
- the LOC136256267 gene encoding uncharacterized protein produces the protein MANFKAYAVNSILALSLVSLYWCFTLYYAASVDHTRKVYIIKNTEYTTNYNFFESNLPQKGSPQNDRNITEDVIAGNSVRKSKAKQNTPLATKYAKKRFAMTHVQKDTSQFDGKMGYILVTLYAEQQIGAAMNMFSLQKWAKTVNASVVEPFVVDSQFKLPYSYPIKNLNNKLRFRDYFNIQIWNELSVANNATPLTSWSDFLNRKPKTFIFVAIINAYKNVINPVHINDDIMNQFECKDTFDWFTHKLKDYKDLLQAKMVRRVCLSFFNTRMNISDFTQYIYGDIDPTDTIVWFQIWKGFAYNNRVRVIQQYFHRTREILPMVRSSDRIVTDAQNYVRRYLGTEFGEYVGISIRSVVRAKYLTPPGEEHMYTFFRDCFKNLGETIQSLNTTSKKVFMSLDLGRFGDKTQTLFISPPMIRSIEDMLFQTVYNGSVKMQEWESSFIDSTNGITDSGYIAAVQRTILDNSKCLIMFGGRSNFQRSIEVEFKDKYGNNSCIHDVCYTQ, from the coding sequence ATGGCCAATTTCAAAGCTTATGCAGTAAATAGCATTTTGGCATTATCTCTTGTCTCCCTGTACTGGTGTTTTACATTATACTATGCTGCCAGTGTGGATCACACAAGAAAAGTGTACATAATCAAAAACACAGAATATACCACCAACTACAACTTCTTTGAGTCAAACTTGCCCCAAAAAGGCTCACCTCAGAATGACAGGAATATTACGGAGGATGTCATAGCGGGAAATTCTGTGAGAAAAAGTAAAGCTAAACAAAACACACCTCTTGCAACAAAATATGCCAAGAAACGTTTTGCCATGACACATGTACAAAAAGATACCAGTCAATTTGATGGCAAAATGGGATACATACTTGTAACATTATATGCTGAACAGCAAATTGGGGCAGCCATGAACATGTTCTCTCTACAGAAATGGGCCAAAACTGTAAATGCTTCTGTGGTAGAACCTTTTGTTGTTGATTCTCAGTTTAAACTTCCATACAGTTATCCAATAAAAAATTTGAATAACAAACTTCGTTTCAGAGACTATTTCAATATACAAATTTGGAATGAATTAAGTGTTGCAAATAATGCCACACCTCTGACATCATGGAGTGACTTTTTGAACAGAAAGCCAAAAACATTTATTTTTGTTGCTATTATAAATGCTTACAAAAATGTGATAAATCCAGTCCACATCAATGATGACATTATGAATCAGTTTGAGTGCAAAGATACATTTGATTGGTTTACACATAAACTAAAGGATTATAAGGATTTACTACAAGCAAAAATGGTGAGGCGTGTGTGCCTATCATTTTTCAATACCCGGATGAACATCAGTGACTTCACTCAATACATATATGGGGATATTGATCCTACAGATACCATAGTTTGGTTTCAAATTTGGAAAGGATTTGCTTACAACAACAGAGTCAGAGTAATTCAGCAATATTTTCATAGAACTCGTGAAATACTGCCAATGGTACGCTCGAGTGATAGAATAGTTACggatgctcaaaattatgttaGGCGGTATCTGGGAACTGAGTTTGGTGAGTATGTGGGCATCTCCATTCGGTCAGTCGTGAGAGCAAAGTACTTAACTCCACCTGGTGAAGAGCACATGTATACCTTTTTTAGGGATTGTTTTAAAAATCTTGGAGAGACTATTCAATCATTAAACACAACTAGCAAAAAAGTATTTATGTCATTAGATTTGGGAAGATTTGGTGATAAAACACAAACATTATTTATATCTCCACCAATGATTAGATCTATTGAAGACATGTTGTTTCAGACTGTGTACAATGGTTCAGTAAAAATGCAGGAATGGGAATCATCTTTTATTGACAGTACAAATGGTATAACAGATAGTGGATACATTGCAGCCGTACAGAGAACAATACTAGACAACAGTAAATGTCTTATCATGTTTGGTGGCAGATCTAATTTCCAAAGAAGTATTGAAGTGGAATTTAAAGACAAATATGGCAACAATTCATGCATTCATGATGTCTGCTACACACAATAA